A DNA window from Choloepus didactylus isolate mChoDid1 chromosome 9, mChoDid1.pri, whole genome shotgun sequence contains the following coding sequences:
- the LOC119544669 gene encoding olfactory receptor 12-like, whose translation MPPHRAGNLSGVSQQEFVLVGFEGGPETQALLFVVFLALYVVTILGNLTMIVVITLDAHLHSPMYFFLKNLSFLDLCYSSVITPNALANFFSSTKIITLMGCASQLFSFFSLGSTEAFLLAVMAYDRFMAICSPLRYPITMRPLTCTRLVLGSYCGGCLNSIVQTSFTFRLPFCGSHHINHFFCDVPPLLQLACTDTSLNELVMFGLCGCIVVSTTFVILVSYSFITMTVLKMRSAAGRRKVFSTCGSHLTAVSLFYGTAFVIYAQPGGVDSLEQGKIMSISYTLVIPMLNPLIYSLRNKDVKEALRRLWQRHAAT comes from the coding sequence ATGCCACCCCACAGAGCTGGAAACCTCTCCGGGGTCTCCCAGCAGGAGTTTGTGCTGGTGGGATTTGAAGGTGGTCCTGAGACCCAGGCCCTGCTCTTTGTGGTGTTCCTGGCCCTGTACGTGGTCACCATCCTGGGGAACCTCACCATGATCGTGGTCATCACCCTGGATGCCCACCTCCActcccccatgtacttcttcctcaagAACCTGTCCTTCCTGGACCTGTGCTACTCGTCCGTCATCACTCCCAATGCCCTCGCCAACTTCTTCTCCTCCACCAAGATCATCACCCTCATGGGCTGTGCCTCCCAGTTATTTTCGTTCTTCTCTCTGGGTAGCACTGAGGCTTTCCTGCTGGCcgtcatggcctatgaccgcttcaTGGCCATCTGCAGCCCCCTGCGCTACCCCATCACCATGCGCCCTTTGACCTGCACCCGTCTGGTGCTGGGCTCCTACTGTGGAGGCTGCCTCAACTCCATCGTGCAGACCAGCTTCACGTTCCGTCTCCCATTCTGCGGCTCCCACCACAtcaaccacttcttctgtgacgTGCCCCCACTGCTCCAGCTCGCCTGCACGGACACATCCCTCAATGAGCTAGTCATGTTTGGACTCTGTGGATGCATCGTTGTGAGCACCACATTCGTGATCCTGGTGTCCTACAGCTTCATCACCATGACTGTCCTGAAGATGCGCTCTGCGGCCGGGCGACGGAAGGTCTTCTCCACCTGTGGCTCCCACTTGACTGCAGTCTCCCTGTTTTATGGGACCGCATTTGTCATTTATGCACAGCCAGGAGGTGTGGATTCCTTGGAGCAGGGAAAGATAATGTCCATTTCCTACACCCTGGTCATCCCAATGCTGAACCCCCTCATCTACAGTCTACGGAACAAGGACGTGAAGGAGGCCCTGCGGAGGCTGTGGCAGAGACATGCGGCCACGTGA